In Thermofilaceae archaeon, a single window of DNA contains:
- a CDS encoding ABC transporter permease — protein sequence MRVVDYAWYALRGLSERKGRAAGAAVGVAIAVTALSLALGLGSAFQQAFTELLGRTLAANSVIVTNPAPGLTDADLALFSTIPGVRTCFGVSTAQATLATPSGYRTVTVISVAPEHLPELLGLADLSTFVEEGVQTPQGLGVILGANLWMDQSTGARIHEIGGVLTLSIGGKSLSVIIAGLARPFGFRTWISVDDSIFMDPQAYTTYVSGRRVYQAAILVLEDPSLAQQITDYARALAPPRSNVFSPIAMVNQLGIFVNALSGFLAFISVLSVGITALWIFDSTAISVVQRVKEIGVLKAVGFTSQDVLLIFLAEAALVSLIGGCAGLVFSLAASRFLSIPLFMIRLTPSLTPELLLIALSAPLLANVLAAAVPARTAARLDPVKALRYE from the coding sequence GTGAGAGTAGTTGACTACGCGTGGTACGCGCTGAGGGGGTTGAGCGAGAGGAAGGGTAGGGCTGCCGGAGCGGCCGTCGGTGTCGCGATAGCCGTGACAGCGCTCTCGCTCGCTCTCGGCCTGGGTAGCGCCTTCCAGCAGGCGTTCACCGAGCTTCTAGGGAGAACCCTAGCCGCTAACTCGGTGATCGTAACGAACCCGGCTCCGGGCCTCACAGATGCTGACCTAGCGCTATTCTCCACCATACCCGGCGTTAGAACCTGCTTTGGGGTCTCAACGGCTCAAGCCACTCTAGCGACTCCTTCGGGCTACAGGACGGTGACGGTGATCTCCGTCGCACCCGAGCACTTGCCCGAGCTGCTCGGCTTGGCCGACTTGAGCACGTTCGTCGAGGAAGGTGTTCAAACCCCGCAGGGGTTGGGCGTCATCCTCGGCGCGAACCTGTGGATGGACCAGAGCACCGGGGCTCGGATACACGAGATAGGTGGAGTGCTCACCCTATCGATCGGTGGGAAGAGCTTGAGCGTCATCATCGCCGGCCTGGCGAGACCCTTCGGCTTCAGAACCTGGATCTCGGTTGACGACTCCATCTTCATGGACCCCCAGGCTTACACAACGTACGTGAGCGGTAGAAGGGTTTACCAGGCTGCAATCCTCGTGCTGGAGGACCCCTCGCTCGCGCAGCAGATCACCGACTACGCTAGGGCTCTCGCACCACCTCGATCCAACGTGTTCAGCCCGATCGCGATGGTCAACCAGCTCGGGATATTCGTAAACGCCCTCAGCGGATTCCTAGCGTTCATCTCGGTGCTCAGCGTCGGCATCACGGCGCTCTGGATCTTCGACAGCACCGCGATCAGCGTTGTGCAGCGGGTCAAGGAGATCGGCGTGCTGAAAGCCGTCGGCTTCACCTCGCAAGACGTGCTCCTCATCTTCCTGGCGGAGGCAGCCCTCGTCTCGCTGATCGGCGGGTGCGCCGGCCTAGTATTCAGCCTAGCAGCCTCGCGGTTCCTCTCGATCCCCCTATTCATGATCAGGCTAACCCCGAGCCTCACACCCGAGCTACTGCTCATCGCCCTGTCAGCCCCCCTGCTCGCAAACGTCCTGGCAGCCGCTGTCCCCGCCCGGACGGCTGCAAGGCTTGACCCCGTGAAGGCCCTACGGTACGAGTGA